Proteins from a genomic interval of Nematostella vectensis chromosome 5, jaNemVect1.1, whole genome shotgun sequence:
- the LOC5505628 gene encoding zinc transporter ZIP3: protein MEDLVVKIIVIIGLFCITLICGILPYKIGHGGRRRQQALSLCNCFAAGVFFATSFLDLLPMIREKFKQAFAEANITSPFPIPEFTTCFGFFVVLIVEQVVHSCHKKARFFHGHSHVETTAPLLGTPPQNGYGNKERSEDSFTPLNERAHQINSQELAEVDSTLRTYILVVALSLHSIFEGLALGLLVEVDRLVQIAAAVVIHKSIIAFSMGVSMVKHDMPLRVIVNASFLFSAMGPLGIGIGIAVLKESTHFSSNLSSAILQGIANGTFIYVTFFEILQNELKGHGKKLLKLLFMVIGFSVVCGLLYFANYMERKPHPVLPHTTVATNGLGYIPYF from the coding sequence ATGGAAGACCTTGTCGTGAAAATCATCGTCATTATTGGACTATTTTGTATAACTCTAATTTGCGGAATTTTGCCGTATAAGATCGGCCATGGCGGGCGACGCAGACAACAAGCTCTTTCGCTATGCAATTGTTTCGCTGCCGGTGTATTCTTCGCTACAAGTTTTCTGGACTTGTTACCAATGATCCGCGAAAAGTTCAAGCAAGCTTTTGCAGAGGCAAATATCACTAGTCCATTCCCTATTCCAGAATTTACTACGTGCTTCGGCTTCTTTGTGGTTTTGATAGTCGAACAAGTTGTCCATTCGTGTCACAAGAAAGCGAGATTTTTCCATGGACACAGTCATGTCGAAACCACTGCACCGCTTCTCGGAACCCCCCCTCAAAACGGCTACGGCAACAAAGAACGCTCCGAGGATTCCTTTACACCGCTGAACGAGAGAGCGCACCAGATCAATTCACAGGAACTAGCCGAAGTTGATTCAACATTAAGAACATATATCCTAGTGGTTGCCCTTTCTTTGCATTCCATTTTCGAGGGGCTAGCTTTAGGGCTGTTAGTTGAGGTCGATCGCTTAGTGCAAATCGCTGCAGCAGTAGTCATTCATAAAAGTATTATCGCATTTTCTATGGGAGTTAGTATGGTGAAACACGATATGCCGTTACGAGTGATTGTAAATGcatcatttttgttttctgcTATGGGGCCATTGGGTATTGGCATAGGTATCGCTGTGTTAAAGGAATCTACTCATTTTTCAAGCAATCTCTCTTCTGCCATATTACAAGGCATTGCGAATGGGACTTTTATATACGTGACATTTTTCGAGATCCTGCAAAATGAACTGAAAGGCCACGGCAAAAAGTTGCTGAAGTTGCTGTTTATGGTGATTGGATTTTCAGTCGTCTGCGGATTACTGTACTTCGCTAACTACATGGAGCGCAAACCACATCCTGTACTCCCTCACACCACAGTTGCTACAAATGGCTTAGGTTATATACCTTACTTCTGA